A window of Nodosilinea sp. FACHB-141 contains these coding sequences:
- a CDS encoding glutathione S-transferase N-terminal domain-containing protein, which translates to MIDLYYWTTPNGHKVTIFLEEADVDYTLKPINIGKGDQFNPDFLAIAPNNRIPAIVDHDPADGGEPLSLFESGAILQYLAEKTGQFLPSGLRDRANVMQWLFWQMGGLGPMLGQNHHFGSYAPEKIPYAINRYVKETERLYGVLDRQLEGKDFIAGDYSIADMACYPWIVPYETQQQNLEDFPNLKRWFEAIKARPAVERAYAIAESMRAESTMSDEAKAILFGQGRR; encoded by the coding sequence ATGATTGACCTCTATTATTGGACGACCCCCAACGGCCACAAGGTCACCATTTTTCTCGAAGAAGCTGATGTGGACTACACCCTCAAGCCCATCAATATCGGCAAGGGCGATCAGTTTAATCCTGACTTTCTAGCGATCGCGCCCAACAACCGCATCCCCGCCATCGTTGATCACGACCCAGCCGACGGTGGTGAGCCCCTGAGCCTGTTTGAGTCGGGAGCAATTTTGCAATATCTAGCCGAAAAAACCGGGCAGTTTTTGCCGTCGGGGCTGCGCGATCGCGCCAACGTTATGCAGTGGCTGTTTTGGCAAATGGGCGGGCTAGGGCCAATGTTGGGCCAAAACCACCACTTCGGCAGCTACGCCCCTGAGAAAATCCCCTATGCCATCAACCGCTACGTCAAAGAGACCGAGCGTCTCTACGGCGTTTTAGATCGGCAGCTTGAGGGCAAAGACTTTATCGCCGGCGACTACTCCATCGCCGATATGGCCTGCTACCCCTGGATTGTGCCCTACGAAACCCAGCAGCAAAACCTGGAGGATTTCCCCAACCTGAAGCGCTGGTTTGAGGCGATCAAAGCGCGGCCAGCGGTGGAGCGGGCCTATGCGATCGCCGAGTCAATGCGCGCTGAATCAACCATGAGCGATGAGGCCAAGGCGATCCTGTTTGGTCAGGGACGGCGGTAG
- a CDS encoding TetR/AcrR family transcriptional regulator, whose amino-acid sequence MVPFFKTAPAETDTETKILKAALKLFAKHGYGGTTTRELAQSAGVAEGTLFRHFENKKAILVAVASQGWVEILTDLLTELSEMASYKAIGQVMQRRMLNLQKNSALMRVCFMEAQFHPELREQIQTEVIGKMIDVAEAFFQTAMDRGVYRPMNARMVARVFLGMFTVAGFSQDTLGDEAASPQAMKDLAECLTDIFLNGVLA is encoded by the coding sequence ATGGTGCCTTTCTTTAAAACCGCCCCTGCGGAAACCGATACGGAGACCAAGATTCTAAAAGCGGCTCTAAAGCTGTTTGCTAAGCATGGCTATGGGGGCACGACTACCCGCGAACTGGCCCAGAGCGCCGGGGTGGCCGAGGGCACTCTGTTCCGCCATTTTGAGAATAAGAAAGCGATTCTAGTGGCAGTGGCCAGCCAGGGCTGGGTCGAAATTCTTACCGACTTGCTGACTGAGCTGAGCGAAATGGCTAGCTATAAGGCGATCGGCCAGGTCATGCAGCGGCGCATGCTCAATCTGCAAAAGAACTCGGCCCTGATGCGGGTGTGCTTTATGGAAGCGCAGTTTCACCCCGAGCTGCGGGAGCAAATTCAAACCGAAGTGATCGGCAAAATGATCGACGTTGCCGAAGCTTTCTTCCAAACTGCGATGGATCGCGGCGTCTACCGACCGATGAACGCCCGCATGGTAGCGCGCGTCTTTTTGGGCATGTTTACGGTCGCTGGGTTTAGCCAAGACACCCTCGGCGACGAAGCCGCCTCGCCCCAAGCGATGAAAGATTTGGCCGAGTGTTTGACGGATATCTTTTTGAATGGGGTGTTGGCCTAG
- a CDS encoding DUF4168 domain-containing protein gives MVRYCVAALLIVLAWLTPGAAWASSSSPLLAQATGVEVPEIDASAPLSDTDIATFAKVYQQVQTLRLQAEQKMAKAVEDEGLTIERFNAIAETQLTGAAESSEDMAKIAEKAKISKKDDKKFKAAVDRIIAIRQSTEGDMEKAIEADGLSIDTFNSILERSADDTTLQRQISDEIVKQTLAAAEPAA, from the coding sequence ATGGTGAGATATTGTGTTGCTGCTCTACTAATAGTGCTGGCATGGCTGACCCCAGGAGCAGCTTGGGCCAGCTCATCATCCCCGCTGCTGGCCCAGGCTACTGGGGTAGAAGTGCCTGAGATTGACGCCAGTGCGCCCCTTAGCGACACCGACATTGCCACCTTTGCCAAGGTTTACCAGCAGGTGCAAACCCTGCGTCTCCAGGCCGAGCAGAAGATGGCCAAGGCCGTAGAAGACGAAGGTCTAACCATTGAGCGGTTTAATGCAATCGCAGAGACTCAGCTCACCGGTGCAGCCGAAAGCTCTGAAGACATGGCTAAAATTGCTGAGAAAGCCAAAATTTCTAAAAAAGACGACAAAAAGTTTAAAGCGGCCGTAGATCGCATCATCGCTATTCGCCAGAGCACCGAAGGCGATATGGAAAAAGCCATTGAGGCTGACGGTCTCTCGATCGATACTTTCAACAGCATTCTGGAGCGCTCCGCCGACGATACCACCCTCCAGCGGCAGATTAGCGATGAGATCGTTAAGCAAACCCTGGCTGCTGCGGAACCGGCAGCTTAG
- the fghA gene encoding S-formylglutathione hydrolase, with the protein MALTLHKQHACFDGTVSYYSHPSDVCNCEMRFAVFVPPQAQTGPVPVLFYLSGLTCTEDNFTSKAGAQRYAAEHGIMLVAPDTSPRGEGVPDEPEAWDFGVGAGFYVDATEAPWSKNYSMYSYVVQELPELIAQEFSVRRDRMGIFGHSMGGHGALVCGLRNPELFKSISAFAPIAAPSQCPWGQKAFSGYLGADSNSWKAYDATELVKVHPQRDRTILIDQGTADNFLAQNQLLPDVFADACKEAGQPLVLRMQPGYDHSYFFMASFMADHLRHHADVLTKG; encoded by the coding sequence ATGGCCCTTACTCTCCATAAACAACATGCCTGCTTTGATGGCACAGTTAGCTACTACAGCCATCCCTCTGATGTCTGCAACTGCGAGATGCGATTTGCGGTGTTTGTGCCACCCCAGGCGCAGACTGGCCCGGTGCCGGTGCTGTTCTACCTGTCGGGGTTAACCTGCACCGAAGACAATTTCACCAGCAAGGCCGGAGCTCAGCGCTATGCTGCGGAACACGGCATTATGTTAGTGGCCCCCGACACCAGCCCTCGCGGTGAAGGGGTGCCCGATGAGCCGGAGGCCTGGGACTTTGGCGTTGGAGCTGGGTTCTACGTGGATGCCACGGAAGCGCCCTGGAGCAAAAACTACTCCATGTATAGCTATGTGGTGCAAGAACTGCCGGAGCTAATTGCCCAGGAGTTTTCGGTGCGGCGCGATCGCATGGGCATTTTTGGCCACTCCATGGGGGGCCACGGGGCGCTGGTGTGCGGCTTGCGCAATCCCGAGCTATTCAAATCGATCTCGGCCTTTGCGCCGATCGCCGCCCCCTCCCAATGTCCCTGGGGTCAGAAGGCGTTCTCGGGCTATCTAGGGGCAGATTCCAATAGCTGGAAGGCTTACGACGCGACGGAGCTGGTGAAGGTTCATCCGCAGCGCGATCGCACCATTTTGATTGACCAGGGCACCGCCGATAATTTTTTGGCGCAAAACCAGCTGCTGCCCGACGTTTTTGCAGACGCTTGCAAAGAGGCCGGACAACCTCTAGTTTTACGCATGCAGCCGGGCTACGATCACAGCTACTTTTTTATGGCGTCCTTTATGGCTGACCATCTGCGCCACCATGCCGATGTGTTAACAAAGGGCTAG
- a CDS encoding S-(hydroxymethyl)glutathione dehydrogenase/class III alcohol dehydrogenase: MDVRAAVALGPGQPLTIETVQLEGPREGEVLVEIKATGICHTDAYTLSGKDPEGLFPAVLGHEGAGVVAEVGPGVTSLKPGDHVIPLYVPECRQCEYCLSFKTNLCQAIRLTQGRGLMPDGSSRFSLGGKPLFHYMGTSTFSNYTVVPEIALAKIRSDAPFEKVCYIGCGVTTGLGAVINTAKVEPGANVVVFGLGGIGLNVIQGCRMVGANKIIGVDINPNRQELATKFGMTHFVNPKEVEGDLVALLVELTGGGADYSFECVGNVNLMRQALECCHKGWGVSVIVGVAAAGEEISTRPFQLVTGREWKGTAFGGARGRTDVPKIVDWYMDGKINIDDLITHVMPLDEINTAFDLMHRGESIRSVVTF; the protein is encoded by the coding sequence GTGGATGTTAGAGCTGCCGTTGCCCTTGGCCCTGGCCAACCCCTGACTATTGAAACCGTTCAGCTAGAGGGGCCCCGCGAGGGTGAAGTGCTAGTCGAAATCAAAGCCACCGGCATTTGCCACACTGATGCTTACACCCTCTCTGGCAAAGATCCCGAAGGGTTGTTTCCAGCAGTCTTGGGTCATGAGGGGGCCGGAGTAGTGGCCGAAGTCGGTCCTGGCGTTACCAGCCTTAAGCCCGGTGATCACGTGATCCCGCTCTATGTGCCTGAGTGCCGTCAGTGCGAATACTGCCTCAGCTTTAAGACCAACCTCTGCCAGGCTATCCGCCTCACACAGGGGCGGGGTCTCATGCCCGATGGCAGCAGCCGATTTTCTCTGGGTGGGAAGCCGCTGTTTCACTACATGGGCACCTCCACCTTCTCGAACTACACGGTGGTACCCGAGATCGCCTTGGCCAAGATTCGCTCCGATGCCCCCTTCGAGAAGGTTTGCTATATCGGCTGCGGCGTCACCACGGGTCTGGGCGCAGTGATTAACACTGCCAAAGTTGAACCCGGTGCCAACGTGGTGGTGTTTGGCCTGGGCGGCATTGGCCTTAACGTCATTCAGGGCTGCCGCATGGTGGGGGCCAACAAAATCATCGGCGTTGACATCAACCCCAACCGTCAAGAATTGGCTACCAAATTCGGCATGACCCACTTCGTCAACCCGAAAGAAGTGGAGGGCGACCTGGTAGCCCTCCTGGTGGAATTAACGGGCGGCGGGGCCGACTACAGCTTTGAGTGCGTGGGCAATGTCAACCTCATGCGCCAGGCACTAGAGTGCTGCCACAAGGGTTGGGGCGTCAGCGTCATTGTCGGCGTTGCCGCCGCGGGCGAAGAAATTAGCACCCGCCCCTTTCAGCTGGTGACCGGAAGGGAGTGGAAGGGCACGGCTTTTGGTGGAGCCAGGGGTCGCACCGACGTACCCAAAATTGTCGATTGGTATATGGATGGCAAGATCAACATCGACGACCTGATCACCCACGTCATGCCGTTGGATGAGATCAACACCGCCTTCGACCTCATGCACCGGGGTGAGAGCATTCGCAGCGTGGTGACGTTTTAG
- a CDS encoding Tfp pilus assembly protein FimT/FimU — MAQLLQRSRRPIYKQANSAGFTLIEGLIVVVIMGLMAAIAAPSWFSFVQQRKINATQDMVYQGMRATQADAMQQRHDRRFSIRDRNGRIEWASHPETTLSTQVVAWSPLVEGVVFADIDNTMLSSGGTYYVKFDMYGNVKAGLSTVTFSTGGSKLTHRCVVVSTMIGAMRKGKGHTQANSNDRFCY, encoded by the coding sequence ATGGCTCAACTTTTGCAGCGATCGCGCAGACCAATCTACAAGCAGGCTAATTCTGCTGGGTTCACGCTGATTGAAGGATTGATTGTGGTGGTGATTATGGGGCTGATGGCGGCGATCGCGGCCCCCTCATGGTTTAGTTTTGTGCAACAGCGCAAGATCAACGCCACCCAAGACATGGTGTATCAGGGAATGCGGGCTACCCAGGCCGATGCGATGCAGCAGCGCCACGATCGCCGCTTCAGTATTCGCGATCGCAACGGGCGAATTGAGTGGGCCAGTCATCCTGAAACGACGTTATCGACCCAAGTAGTCGCTTGGTCTCCCTTGGTTGAGGGCGTTGTCTTTGCCGACATCGACAACACCATGCTCAGTTCGGGCGGCACTTACTATGTCAAGTTTGATATGTACGGTAACGTCAAGGCTGGCCTCAGCACTGTAACCTTCTCAACGGGTGGCAGCAAACTAACCCATCGCTGCGTGGTGGTTTCTACCATGATTGGGGCGATGCGCAAGGGCAAAGGACACACCCAAGCCAATAGCAACGATCGCTTCTGTTATTAA
- a CDS encoding GDP-L-fucose synthase: MDTQSKIYVAGSRGLVGSALVRTLKAQGYENLVLPSSQELDLRSQVAVDEFFAQEKPDYVFLAAAKVGGIHANNTYRAEFLYDNLMIEANIIHSAYQHGAQKLLFLGSSCIYPKLCPQPMKEDYLLTGFLEPTNEPYAIAKIAGLKLCENYCRQYGVNFISAMPTNLYGLNDNFDLANSHVLPALMRKFHEAKVNGEPTVTVWGTGTPLREFLYVDDLADALVFLMNNYNDVDFVNVGTGQEVSIKELALTMKAVVGYEGDLVFDTTKPDGTPRKLLDVSRLNAAGWQAKTDLKTGIEQTYAWFLQSYDSLRGRTAA, encoded by the coding sequence ATGGATACTCAATCAAAAATCTATGTAGCTGGTTCCCGTGGCCTTGTAGGCAGTGCCCTGGTGAGAACCCTTAAAGCCCAGGGTTATGAAAATTTGGTACTGCCCTCAAGCCAAGAGCTTGACCTGCGCAGTCAGGTAGCAGTGGATGAGTTCTTTGCCCAAGAAAAGCCCGATTACGTCTTTCTGGCGGCAGCTAAGGTGGGTGGCATCCATGCCAACAACACCTATCGAGCCGAGTTTCTCTACGACAATTTGATGATTGAGGCCAACATCATCCACAGCGCCTACCAGCACGGCGCGCAAAAACTGTTGTTCTTAGGGTCATCCTGCATTTATCCCAAGCTGTGCCCGCAGCCGATGAAGGAAGACTATCTGCTGACGGGTTTTCTAGAGCCGACCAATGAGCCCTATGCGATCGCCAAAATTGCCGGCCTCAAGCTCTGCGAAAACTACTGCCGCCAGTACGGGGTGAACTTTATCTCGGCCATGCCCACCAACCTCTACGGGCTCAACGACAACTTTGATCTGGCCAATTCCCACGTGCTGCCCGCGCTGATGCGCAAGTTCCACGAGGCCAAAGTCAATGGCGAACCCACCGTCACCGTGTGGGGCACCGGCACCCCGCTGCGCGAGTTTTTGTATGTTGATGATTTAGCCGACGCCCTAGTGTTTTTGATGAACAACTACAACGACGTAGATTTCGTCAACGTCGGCACTGGGCAAGAGGTTTCAATCAAAGAATTGGCCCTCACTATGAAAGCTGTGGTCGGCTATGAAGGTGACCTAGTGTTTGATACCACCAAGCCCGACGGCACCCCGCGCAAACTGCTCGACGTCTCGCGCCTCAACGCAGCGGGCTGGCAAGCTAAAACCGATCTCAAAACTGGTATTGAGCAGACCTACGCCTGGTTTTTGCAGAGCTACGACTCGCTCCGGGGCCGAACTGCTGCCTAG